From the genome of Streptomyces sp. V1I1, one region includes:
- a CDS encoding penicillin-binding protein 2 — translation MNKPLRRIAIFCGLLVLALLVRTNWLQYVEAEELNTHSKNRRVLIERYANERGNIIVDGKPITGSVETNDTDFKYKRTYVDGPMWAPVTGYASQAFDANQIEKLEDGILTGNSDQLFFDRTMAMFTGDKRKGGNVVTTLNGAAQKAAFERLGSKKGAVAAIDPQTGKILALASTPSYDPSNFAGYSGKDEKAWLALERDKDKPKLNRALREVYPPGSTFKVLTAAAALEHGAVDDINAATDTPEPYILPNTRTPMVNHANGCKNASLNEALKVSCNSVFAKLGDKVGRDKMVETAQKFGFNNPEIDTPVRAAASVYDKTMDRPGNALSSIGQFNTATTPLQMAMVTAAIANDGKLMKPYMIDRLEAPNLEVIKNNEPQEMSRPLSPKNAQLLQEMMENVVEQGTGGNAKIDGVQVGGKTGTAQHGENNSKNPYAWFISYAKTSDGGSPVAVAVVVEDSEAKRDDISGGGLAAPIAKAVMKAVLDSKK, via the coding sequence GTGAACAAGCCCCTGCGCCGGATCGCCATCTTCTGCGGGCTCCTCGTGCTGGCCCTGCTGGTGCGCACGAACTGGCTCCAGTACGTCGAGGCCGAAGAACTCAACACGCACTCGAAGAACCGCCGTGTCCTGATCGAGCGGTACGCCAACGAGCGCGGGAACATCATCGTCGACGGCAAGCCGATCACCGGCTCCGTGGAGACGAACGACACGGACTTCAAGTACAAGCGCACCTACGTCGACGGCCCCATGTGGGCGCCGGTCACGGGTTACGCATCGCAGGCCTTCGACGCCAACCAGATCGAGAAGCTCGAGGACGGCATCCTCACCGGCAACTCCGATCAGCTCTTCTTCGACCGCACGATGGCGATGTTCACCGGCGACAAGAGGAAGGGCGGCAACGTGGTCACCACCCTCAACGGCGCCGCGCAGAAGGCCGCCTTCGAGCGCCTCGGCTCCAAGAAGGGCGCGGTCGCAGCGATCGACCCGCAGACCGGCAAGATCCTGGCCCTGGCCTCCACCCCCTCGTACGACCCCTCGAACTTCGCCGGCTACTCCGGCAAGGACGAGAAGGCGTGGCTGGCGCTGGAGCGGGACAAGGACAAGCCGAAGCTGAACCGCGCGCTGCGCGAGGTCTACCCGCCCGGCTCCACCTTCAAGGTGCTCACCGCGGCCGCGGCCCTGGAGCACGGCGCCGTCGACGACATCAACGCGGCGACGGACACCCCGGAGCCGTACATCCTGCCCAACACCCGTACGCCGATGGTCAACCACGCCAACGGCTGCAAGAACGCCAGCCTGAACGAGGCGCTCAAGGTCTCCTGCAACTCCGTCTTCGCCAAACTCGGTGACAAGGTCGGCCGGGACAAGATGGTGGAGACGGCCCAGAAGTTCGGCTTCAACAATCCCGAGATCGACACCCCGGTGCGGGCCGCCGCCTCCGTCTACGACAAGACGATGGACCGCCCCGGCAATGCCCTGTCGTCCATCGGCCAGTTCAACACCGCCACCACACCCCTCCAGATGGCCATGGTCACCGCGGCGATCGCCAACGACGGCAAGCTGATGAAGCCGTACATGATCGACCGGCTGGAAGCGCCCAACCTGGAGGTCATCAAGAACAACGAGCCGCAGGAGATGAGCCGCCCGCTCTCCCCGAAGAACGCGCAGCTCCTCCAGGAGATGATGGAGAACGTCGTCGAGCAGGGCACCGGCGGCAACGCCAAGATCGACGGCGTCCAGGTCGGCGGCAAGACCGGTACCGCCCAGCACGGCGAGAACAACAGCAAGAACCCGTACGCCTGGTTCATCTCGTACGCGAAGACCTCCGACGGCGGATCCCCGGTCGCCGTCGCCGTCGTGGTCGAGGACAGCGAGGCCAAGCGGGACGACATCAGCGGCGGCGGTCTCGCCGCCCCCATCGCCAAGGCCGTGATGAAGGCTGTACTGGACAGCAAGAAGTGA
- a CDS encoding sensor histidine kinase — translation MNASSKIWAGWTWLAAPELWSRRRTAGEVVLALVLGLMAAGTEELTGSAGLRLLGVGAAAALLSLLRRRMPAPVMAVTAALAPLMSGFAPLLMVVGWSAGRRIVGAGRALVAFTVAYGLFVGTMLVDTWSEQTPMTMVLLATLYFLATAVVPGLASRYWTQRRTLLHTLQQRNVQLLRERAMVEGQARLRERQRIAQDMHDSLGHQLALISVHTGALEVDPELTPRQREAVGVLRDASVTAMHELREVVGILRDGVEGPAPVDESGRVARGTAGIEGLVEAARAAGNAVELRCKGEVRALAAAADHAAYRIVQEALTNAYKHAPGAPIDVELRYEPDSVVVEIVSGAVGAPAPGEVVSGGQGLTGLRERARLVGGIVHAGPADGGGFRVAGVLPYGVVEAAPFVAAEDDFRQQSPKAALGNGDPVMDWTVSERELAMGGKSGGGGFALGCGIALAALLVLVVAGVFGMFFLVGSVSDGMIDSAQYEQVKIGASEEEVRDQLPSGDTITTTGLSGKGPKEPADSKCLVLMSSEVGDSIETEPVFRFCFKGGKLIEKKSYEVSR, via the coding sequence GTGAACGCGTCATCGAAGATATGGGCCGGCTGGACGTGGCTGGCGGCACCCGAGCTTTGGTCGCGGAGGCGGACCGCCGGCGAGGTGGTGCTCGCGCTGGTGCTCGGTCTCATGGCCGCCGGAACCGAGGAACTGACGGGCAGCGCGGGGCTGCGGCTGCTCGGCGTCGGGGCGGCGGCCGCGCTGCTGTCGCTGCTGCGGCGCCGGATGCCCGCGCCGGTGATGGCGGTCACCGCGGCGCTCGCGCCGCTCATGAGCGGCTTCGCGCCGCTGCTGATGGTCGTGGGCTGGTCGGCGGGGCGCAGGATCGTGGGCGCCGGGCGGGCGCTGGTCGCGTTCACCGTCGCGTACGGCCTCTTTGTCGGCACCATGCTCGTCGACACCTGGTCCGAGCAGACGCCGATGACGATGGTGCTGCTCGCCACTCTGTACTTCCTTGCGACGGCGGTCGTACCGGGTCTGGCCAGCCGTTACTGGACGCAGCGCCGGACCCTGCTGCACACCCTGCAGCAGCGCAACGTCCAGCTGTTGCGGGAACGCGCGATGGTGGAGGGGCAGGCGCGGCTGCGTGAGCGCCAGCGGATCGCTCAGGACATGCACGACAGCCTCGGTCACCAGTTGGCGCTGATCTCCGTGCACACCGGCGCGCTGGAGGTGGATCCCGAGCTGACGCCGCGGCAGCGGGAGGCGGTCGGGGTGCTGCGGGACGCTTCGGTGACCGCGATGCATGAACTGCGTGAGGTCGTCGGGATTCTGCGGGACGGGGTCGAGGGGCCGGCGCCTGTTGACGAGTCGGGGCGGGTCGCGCGTGGAACGGCCGGTATCGAGGGGCTCGTGGAGGCCGCGCGGGCGGCGGGCAACGCGGTGGAGCTGCGGTGCAAGGGCGAGGTGCGGGCGCTCGCCGCGGCGGCCGACCATGCGGCGTACCGCATCGTGCAGGAGGCGCTGACCAACGCGTATAAGCACGCTCCCGGCGCTCCGATCGACGTGGAGCTGCGATACGAGCCGGACTCGGTCGTCGTCGAGATCGTCAGCGGGGCAGTTGGGGCGCCGGCACCCGGCGAGGTGGTCAGCGGCGGGCAGGGGCTGACCGGGCTGCGCGAGCGGGCGCGGCTGGTCGGCGGCATCGTGCATGCGGGGCCGGCGGACGGCGGGGGCTTCCGGGTGGCCGGAGTGCTGCCGTACGGGGTCGTGGAGGCCGCGCCGTTCGTCGCTGCGGAGGACGACTTCCGCCAGCAGTCGCCGAAGGCCGCGCTCGGAAACGGTGATCCGGTCATGGACTGGACTGTTTCGGAGCGGGAGTTGGCGATGGGTGGGAAGAGCGGTGGCGGGGGGTTCGCGCTGGGATGCGGGATTGCCCTGGCGGCGTTGCTGGTGCTGGTGGTGGCGGGTGTCTTCGGGATGTTCTTCCTGGTGGGGTCGGTGAGCGACGGGATGATCGACTCGGCCCAGTACGAGCAGGTGAAGATCGGGGCGTCCGAGGAAGAGGTGCGCGATCAGCTGCCGAGCGGGGACACGATCACGACGACGGGGCTGAGCGGCAAGGGCCCGAAGGAGCCTGCGGACTCCAAGTGCTTGGTGCTGATGTCCTCGGAGGTGGGGGACAGTATCGAGACCGAGCCGGTGTTCCGGTTCTGCTTCAAGGGCGGCAAGCTGATCGAGAAGAAGTCCTACGAGGTGAGCCGCTGA
- a CDS encoding FHA domain-containing protein has product MSELTLTVMRLGFLAVLWLFVIVAVQVIRSDLFGTRVTQRGSRRNADARPQQTRQTAAPPQQRQQAGGGRQRRGAPTKLVVSEGTLTGTTVALQGQTITLGRAHDSTIVLDDDYASSRHARIYPDRDGQWIVEDLGSTNGTYLDRTRLTTPTPIPLGAPIRIGKTVIELRK; this is encoded by the coding sequence ATGTCAGAGCTGACCCTGACGGTCATGCGGCTAGGTTTCCTAGCCGTTCTGTGGCTGTTCGTGATCGTGGCCGTCCAGGTCATCCGCAGTGACCTGTTCGGTACGCGCGTCACGCAACGCGGCTCACGTCGCAACGCCGACGCGCGTCCCCAGCAGACGCGCCAGACCGCCGCGCCGCCGCAGCAGCGCCAGCAGGCGGGCGGCGGCCGCCAGCGCCGTGGGGCGCCCACCAAACTTGTTGTGTCCGAAGGCACCCTCACGGGCACCACGGTCGCCCTGCAGGGCCAGACCATCACGCTGGGCCGGGCGCACGACTCCACGATCGTGCTGGACGACGACTACGCGTCCAGCAGGCATGCCAGGATCTACCCGGACCGTGACGGCCAGTGGATCGTCGAGGATCTCGGGTCCACCAATGGCACATATCTCGACCGGACCCGACTCACCACCCCGACACCGATTCCGCTGGGCGCGCCGATCCGCATCGGCAAGACCGTCATCGAGCTGCGGAAGTAG
- a CDS encoding FMN-dependent NADH-azoreductase produces MATLLHLDSAVFPRGSASRDITASFVRAWQEQHPEGTVVYRDLAATPLPHLDFAAVSAGIEDALRAELAAELEAADAVLIGAPMYNFTIPSTLKAWLDQVIIVGHNVGPDGPVAGTPVTVVASRGGSYAPGTPREDYEFVQNYLEKVLTGMLGAEVDFIVPELTLARSKPEMAELIPLADASRTKALDEAAQKGKALAARLVA; encoded by the coding sequence ATGGCCACGCTGCTGCATCTCGACTCCGCCGTCTTTCCCCGAGGCTCGGCCTCCCGCGACATCACCGCCTCCTTTGTCCGGGCCTGGCAGGAGCAGCACCCCGAAGGCACGGTCGTCTACCGCGATCTCGCCGCCACGCCCCTGCCCCACCTGGACTTCGCCGCCGTTTCCGCGGGGATAGAGGACGCGCTGCGCGCCGAGCTCGCTGCCGAACTCGAAGCGGCGGACGCCGTTCTGATCGGCGCACCTATGTACAACTTCACGATCCCGTCCACCCTCAAGGCATGGCTGGACCAGGTGATCATCGTCGGCCACAACGTCGGCCCCGACGGTCCGGTGGCCGGCACCCCGGTCACGGTCGTCGCCAGCCGCGGCGGTTCGTACGCTCCGGGCACCCCGCGCGAGGACTACGAGTTCGTCCAGAATTACTTGGAGAAGGTGCTGACCGGCATGCTCGGCGCTGAAGTCGACTTCATCGTCCCCGAGTTGACGCTGGCGCGCTCCAAGCCCGAGATGGCGGAGCTGATTCCGCTCGCCGACGCCTCCCGTACGAAGGCGCTGGACGAGGCTGCCCAGAAGGGCAAGGCCCTGGCTGCCCGTCTCGTCGCCTGA
- a CDS encoding FtsW/RodA/SpoVE family cell cycle protein: MSVVTNTTTIGAIEAPSRRNTELALLAFAVVIPVFAYLNVGLALNGEVPAGLLGYGLGLGLLAGVAHLVVRKFARYADPLLLPLATLLNGLGLVMIWRLDQSPRLIQRATTLFGGFSPDAPKQLLYSAIGIALFVGVLILLKDHRILQRYTYISMAVSLVLLILPVFFPAVNGAKIWISLGPFTIQPGEFAKIIIAIFFSGYLMVKRDALALASRRFMGLYLPRGRDLGPILVVWVMSILILVFETDLGTSLLFFGLFVIMLYVATERTSWIVFGLLMSAVGAVGVATFEPHVQQRVEFWLNPFAEKTWAQSEQIGQALMSFGSGGTLGTGLGQGDSDLIGFAANSDFILSTFGEELGLAGMMAFLLIYGLIVERGVRTALAARDPFGKLLAIGLSGALAIQVFVVAGGVMGLIPLTGMTMPFVAYGGSSVIANWALVGILIRISDTARRPAPAPAPSPDAEMTQVVRP, encoded by the coding sequence ATGAGCGTTGTCACCAACACCACCACGATCGGCGCGATCGAAGCACCGAGCCGCCGCAACACCGAGCTGGCGCTGCTCGCCTTCGCAGTCGTCATCCCGGTGTTCGCGTACCTCAACGTCGGCCTCGCCCTGAACGGCGAAGTGCCGGCCGGACTGCTCGGATACGGGCTCGGCCTCGGCCTGCTCGCCGGCGTGGCCCACCTCGTGGTGCGCAAGTTCGCCAGATACGCGGACCCGCTGCTGCTGCCGCTGGCCACCCTGCTCAACGGCCTCGGCCTGGTGATGATCTGGCGCCTCGACCAGTCGCCCCGGCTGATCCAGCGGGCGACGACGCTCTTCGGGGGCTTCAGCCCCGACGCCCCCAAGCAGCTGCTGTACTCGGCGATCGGCATCGCCCTCTTCGTCGGCGTACTGATCCTGCTCAAGGACCACCGGATCCTGCAGCGCTACACCTACATCTCGATGGCGGTATCGCTGGTCCTGCTGATCCTGCCGGTGTTCTTCCCCGCGGTGAACGGCGCGAAGATCTGGATCAGCCTCGGCCCCTTCACCATCCAGCCAGGTGAGTTCGCAAAGATCATCATCGCGATCTTCTTCTCGGGCTATCTGATGGTGAAGCGGGACGCCCTGGCGCTCGCCAGCCGCCGGTTCATGGGCCTGTACCTGCCGCGCGGCCGTGACCTCGGACCCATTCTCGTGGTCTGGGTGATGTCGATCCTGATCCTGGTCTTCGAGACCGACCTGGGTACCTCGCTGCTGTTCTTCGGCCTGTTCGTGATCATGCTGTACGTCGCCACCGAGCGCACGAGCTGGATCGTCTTCGGTCTGCTGATGTCCGCGGTCGGCGCGGTCGGCGTGGCCACCTTCGAGCCGCACGTCCAGCAGCGCGTCGAGTTCTGGCTCAACCCCTTCGCCGAGAAGACCTGGGCGCAGAGCGAGCAGATCGGCCAGGCCCTGATGTCGTTCGGCTCGGGCGGCACACTCGGCACCGGCCTCGGCCAGGGCGACTCCGACCTCATCGGCTTCGCCGCCAACTCCGACTTCATCCTCTCCACCTTCGGCGAAGAGCTCGGACTCGCCGGAATGATGGCGTTCCTGCTGATCTACGGCCTGATCGTGGAGCGCGGCGTGCGCACCGCCCTCGCCGCCCGCGACCCCTTCGGCAAGCTCCTCGCGATCGGCCTCTCCGGCGCCCTCGCCATCCAGGTCTTCGTGGTCGCCGGCGGTGTGATGGGTCTCATCCCGCTGACCGGTATGACCATGCCGTTCGTCGCGTACGGCGGCTCGTCCGTGATCGCCAACTGGGCCCTGGTGGGCATCCTGATCCGCATCAGCGACACCGCCCGCCGTCCCGCGCCCGCGCCCGCCCCGTCCCCCGACGCCGAGATGACCCAGGTGGTCCGACCGTGA
- a CDS encoding helix-turn-helix domain-containing protein: MAEHSEEACKRVDGGITRVFELLGKRWTGLIVSVLMQRAVHFAELRRAIPGISERMLSDRLTELGAAGLVVREVDEGPPLRVAYRLTEAGAAMEPALKELALWADTYLAAKGDSAPC, from the coding sequence ATGGCGGAACACAGCGAAGAGGCGTGCAAGAGGGTCGATGGGGGCATCACGCGCGTCTTCGAGCTGCTCGGCAAGCGCTGGACCGGGCTGATCGTCTCGGTGCTCATGCAGCGCGCTGTGCACTTCGCGGAGCTGCGGCGGGCCATCCCGGGCATCAGCGAGCGCATGCTCTCGGACAGGCTGACCGAGCTGGGGGCGGCGGGGTTGGTCGTGCGAGAGGTCGACGAGGGGCCCCCGCTGCGCGTCGCGTACCGGCTGACCGAGGCCGGGGCGGCGATGGAGCCCGCGCTCAAGGAACTGGCGCTGTGGGCCGACACGTATCTGGCGGCGAAGGGCGACTCGGCCCCCTGTTAG
- a CDS encoding PP2C family serine/threonine-protein phosphatase yields MSLSLRFAAGSHKGMIREGNEDSGYAGPRLLAIADGMGGQAAGEVASSEVISTLVTLDDDVPGSDILTSLGTAVQRANDQLRLMVEEDPQLEGMGTTLTALLWTGQRLGLVHVGDSRAYLLRDGVLTQITQDHTWVQRLVDEGRITEEEATTHPQRSLLMRALGSGDHVEPDLSIREVRAGDRYLICSDGLSGVVSHQTMEETLASYQGPQETVQDLIQLALRGGGPDNITCIVADVLDTDSNDTLAGQLNDTPVVVGAVAENQLQLNDGGAMQTPAGRAAGLGRPVPPQQNGSFGPPGSGDGMGYGGMPPEGSFGAYSDEDFVKPRGSRKWLKRSFYIVLALAVVGGGLYGGYRWTQTQYYVGSQNEHIALYQGISQDLAWVSLSKVEKDHPEIELKYLPPYQRKQVEATITADSLGKARAKIDELAVQATACKKDEERREAADRASTPPPGEGEAGGTTGKPTTQNAKTKPTAATPSPGPTLSEEEQKLASNCGKQ; encoded by the coding sequence ATGAGTCTGTCTCTGCGCTTCGCCGCCGGATCGCACAAGGGCATGATCCGGGAGGGCAACGAGGACTCCGGCTATGCCGGCCCCCGCCTTCTGGCCATCGCCGACGGCATGGGCGGCCAGGCCGCCGGCGAGGTCGCCTCCTCGGAGGTCATCTCCACGCTCGTCACGCTCGACGACGACGTGCCCGGCTCGGACATCCTCACCTCGCTCGGTACGGCCGTGCAGCGGGCCAACGACCAGCTGCGGCTGATGGTCGAGGAGGACCCCCAGCTCGAAGGCATGGGCACCACGCTCACCGCCCTGCTCTGGACCGGCCAGCGCCTCGGCCTCGTACATGTCGGCGACTCGCGCGCCTATCTGCTCCGCGACGGCGTGCTGACGCAGATCACCCAGGACCACACCTGGGTGCAGCGCCTCGTCGACGAGGGCCGGATCACCGAGGAAGAAGCCACCACCCACCCGCAGCGCTCCCTGCTGATGCGCGCGCTGGGCAGCGGCGACCATGTCGAGCCCGACCTCTCCATCCGCGAGGTCCGCGCCGGCGACCGCTATCTGATCTGCTCCGACGGACTGTCCGGCGTGGTCTCCCACCAGACGATGGAGGAGACCCTCGCCAGCTACCAGGGCCCGCAGGAGACGGTCCAGGACCTGATCCAGCTCGCGCTGCGCGGCGGCGGCCCCGACAACATCACCTGCATCGTCGCCGACGTCCTCGACACCGACTCCAACGACACCCTGGCCGGGCAGCTCAACGACACCCCGGTCGTCGTCGGCGCGGTCGCCGAGAACCAGCTCCAGCTGAACGACGGCGGCGCCATGCAGACCCCGGCGGGACGCGCGGCCGGCCTCGGCCGCCCCGTGCCCCCGCAGCAGAACGGCAGCTTCGGCCCGCCCGGCAGCGGCGACGGCATGGGATACGGCGGCATGCCGCCCGAGGGCAGCTTCGGGGCGTACTCCGACGAGGACTTCGTCAAGCCGCGCGGCAGCCGCAAATGGCTGAAGAGATCCTTCTACATCGTGCTCGCCCTGGCGGTTGTCGGCGGCGGTCTGTACGGCGGCTACCGCTGGACCCAGACCCAGTACTACGTCGGCTCCCAGAATGAGCACATCGCGCTCTACCAGGGCATCAGCCAGGACCTGGCCTGGGTCTCGCTCTCGAAGGTCGAGAAGGACCATCCCGAGATCGAACTCAAGTACCTCCCGCCCTACCAGCGCAAGCAGGTGGAGGCGACGATCACCGCCGACAGCCTCGGCAAGGCCCGCGCGAAGATCGACGAGCTCGCCGTCCAGGCCACCGCCTGCAAGAAGGACGAAGAGCGCCGCGAGGCTGCCGACCGCGCGAGCACCCCGCCACCCGGCGAGGGCGAGGCCGGTGGCACCACCGGCAAGCCGACCACCCAGAACGCCAAGACCAAGCCGACCGCAGCTACTCCCTCTCCGGGTCCCACCCTCTCGGAGGAGGAGCAGAAGCTGGCCTCGAACTGCGGAAAGCAGTAA
- a CDS encoding response regulator, translated as MTGSPTGASTGSPTGSAIRVVVADDEPLIRAGIRMILTSDREIEVVAEAANGREAIDLARSHTADVVLLDIQMPVMDGLTALRELRRAAPATRVIVLTTFGERENVLRALEHGGAGFLLKDTAPAELIRAVRAAAAGEAYLSPGATRHVVDQLASGRAAARGEEARARVAGLSAREREVLALLGEGLSNADAGRRLHMSEATVKTYVSRILAKLECENRVQAALLARDAGLDGGW; from the coding sequence GTGACGGGGTCGCCGACGGGTGCGTCGACGGGGTCGCCGACTGGGTCGGCGATCCGGGTCGTCGTCGCTGATGACGAGCCGCTCATCAGGGCAGGGATCCGGATGATCCTCACCTCGGACCGCGAGATCGAGGTCGTGGCGGAGGCTGCGAACGGACGCGAGGCCATCGACCTGGCGCGTTCCCACACCGCCGACGTGGTGCTCCTCGACATCCAGATGCCGGTGATGGACGGGCTCACGGCGCTGAGGGAACTCCGCCGGGCAGCACCGGCGACGCGGGTGATCGTGCTGACGACCTTCGGCGAGCGGGAGAACGTACTGCGGGCGCTGGAACACGGGGGCGCCGGGTTCCTGCTCAAGGACACTGCACCCGCGGAGCTGATCCGGGCGGTACGGGCCGCGGCTGCGGGCGAGGCGTATCTCTCTCCCGGAGCGACCCGGCATGTGGTGGACCAGCTCGCGTCCGGGCGGGCGGCTGCGCGCGGCGAGGAGGCGCGGGCTCGCGTTGCCGGGCTGAGCGCCCGCGAGCGGGAGGTGCTGGCGCTGCTCGGGGAGGGGCTGTCCAACGCGGACGCCGGGAGGCGACTGCATATGAGCGAGGCCACGGTGAAGACGTATGTGAGCCGCATCCTGGCGAAGCTGGAGTGCGAGAACCGGGTGCAGGCGGCACTGCTGGCGCGGGACGCCGGGTTGGACGGTGGATGGTGA
- a CDS encoding DUF3662 and FHA domain-containing protein → MGVLKKFEQRLEGLVNGTFAKVFKSEVQPVEIAGALQRECDNNATIWNRERTVVPNDFIVELSAPDFERLSPYSGQLGDELSGLVRDYAKQQRYAFMGPIKVHLEKAEDLDTGLYRVRSRTLASSTSQSPERAPAGPGPAAVPQGGARGGYGYPPAGAPPMPAAPPPGSGRPGPAPAADRRAAPGPGPMPSTQVRRWIEINGTRHQISRPTLVLGRSTDADVRIDDPGVSRRHCEIRTGTPSTIQDLGSTNGIVVDGQHTTRATLRDGSRIVVGNTTIVYRQAEG, encoded by the coding sequence ATGGGAGTCCTGAAGAAGTTCGAGCAGCGACTCGAAGGTCTGGTCAACGGCACCTTCGCCAAGGTGTTCAAGTCCGAGGTCCAGCCCGTCGAGATCGCGGGCGCGCTCCAGCGCGAGTGCGACAACAACGCGACGATCTGGAACCGCGAGCGGACGGTCGTCCCCAACGACTTCATCGTGGAGCTCAGCGCACCCGACTTCGAGCGCCTGAGCCCGTACTCCGGCCAGCTCGGCGACGAGCTCTCCGGCCTGGTCCGCGACTACGCCAAGCAGCAGCGCTACGCCTTCATGGGGCCCATCAAGGTCCACCTGGAGAAGGCGGAGGACCTCGACACCGGTCTGTACCGGGTGCGCAGCCGCACCCTCGCGTCGAGTACGTCACAGTCGCCCGAGCGGGCCCCCGCCGGCCCCGGGCCGGCCGCAGTCCCTCAGGGCGGCGCCCGCGGCGGCTACGGCTACCCGCCCGCCGGTGCACCCCCCATGCCGGCCGCGCCCCCTCCGGGCTCCGGCCGACCCGGTCCCGCGCCCGCCGCGGACCGCCGCGCGGCACCCGGCCCAGGCCCGATGCCGAGCACTCAAGTGCGACGCTGGATCGAGATCAACGGCACCCGCCATCAGATCTCCCGCCCGACGCTGGTGCTGGGTCGCAGCACCGACGCCGATGTGCGGATCGACGACCCCGGCGTATCGCGCCGGCACTGTGAGATCCGGACCGGAACGCCCTCGACGATCCAGGATCTCGGGTCTACCAACGGCATCGTGGTAGACGGGCAGCACACAACCCGCGCTACGCTCCGCGACGGCTCGCGGATCGTCGTGGGCAACACCACCATCGTTTACCGGCAAGCCGAAGGGTGA